Proteins from one Natrinema versiforme genomic window:
- the pheA gene encoding prephenate dehydratase — protein sequence MKVALLGPEGTYTQQAADEFFSDYDYTPIFYSTITDIFDSDIETAIIPFENSLGGGVEGMIDLLWERNMTITGEQVLEINHCLLSRESDLEAIERVLSHPQALTQCESLIQEHGWETVEAPSTAKAANEVGPNEAALASALAGTIHGLNVLGEGVQDTKSNATRFLILNGPMNEEADKTSLTLDPSEDRPGLLHSILGCFSGHEINLSYIQSRPTKRELGDYYFYIEAETNQGSDTFEKAHQCLETYAAVDILGSYRSANHL from the coding sequence ATGAAAGTCGCACTACTCGGTCCTGAAGGGACTTATACCCAGCAAGCAGCAGATGAATTTTTCTCCGACTACGACTACACACCGATCTTTTATTCGACAATCACAGACATCTTTGACTCAGACATCGAGACGGCGATCATCCCCTTCGAGAACTCCCTCGGCGGCGGCGTCGAAGGAATGATCGACCTACTCTGGGAGCGAAATATGACAATCACTGGGGAGCAGGTCCTCGAGATCAATCACTGTCTGCTCTCTAGAGAGAGTGACCTCGAGGCGATTGAACGAGTTCTCTCTCATCCACAGGCACTGACTCAGTGTGAATCGCTCATTCAAGAACACGGCTGGGAGACTGTCGAAGCCCCTTCGACTGCGAAAGCAGCTAACGAGGTCGGACCAAACGAGGCCGCGCTTGCATCGGCGCTTGCTGGAACCATTCACGGTCTGAACGTCCTCGGGGAAGGCGTCCAGGACACGAAATCAAATGCTACCCGATTCCTGATCCTGAATGGACCGATGAACGAAGAAGCTGACAAGACGTCACTGACACTTGACCCAAGTGAAGATCGCCCAGGCTTGCTCCACAGCATTCTCGGCTGTTTCAGTGGGCATGAAATTAACCTCTCATACATTCAATCACGGCCAACGAAACGCGAACTCGGTGACTATTACTTCTACATTGAGGCGGAAACTAATCAGGGGAGCGACACGTTCGAGAAGGCCCATCAGTGTCTAGAGACGTACGCTGCAGTGGATATCTTAGGTTCGTATCGAAGTGCGAACCATCTATAG
- a CDS encoding cbb3-type cytochrome c oxidase subunit I, producing MSELPPQTSIKRWLVTTNHKDVGILYIATALFFLVAGGVLALLFRAHLWEFGGTGLLTNTEYNQSVSIHGLLMVFWFISPLGFGFGNYIVPLQIGSTDMAFPRLNALSYWFFLFSGLLVLLSFFQGTTWANGWYMYAPLNVPIYNPGYTLTMGGNTTILALTLFVMSTTLSTVNFLTTIHRCRAEGLGLWNMPLVTWGILLTVWMMLFAFAALLAALILMLTDRLLLTQYFATDQGSSLLWAHLFWFFGHPEVYIVFFPALGIMLETFQTFTGRRIVGRKWVIIAMVLVAVQSFLVWMHHMFLTTINLPIKTLFMATTIGISLPFDLIVFALIYTMVKGRVRFTTPFLFTLGALILFIIGGITGVFLGAVVLDYEFRGTYWVVAHFHYVMVAGVTALIGGLYYWWPKISGKMYDERLGKLSFAVYFLGFNLLYFPMFLAWETPRRVFHYPEGTELYHQLATVGAFVIGTGVLLVFITLAKSFISGPDAPDNPWAYSRTAEWAIPSPPPLENWPNRPSYASGELEFVDDATAADGGAVAHERTGEAESLEADHEDHASIWPFGIGLGMFVMFLGLSGLTPYVADFATARGAELPGTAAGSESILYPIISLVGVGILGIALFQYGREEFNAPEMAIAERWPFEGVGTTKTGIWFFLASDVVVFGAVIGAYVFMRLHAGWGNFETVPPSSTIGLINTYVLLTSSFTVILGLVMAERENKRGLLASMGVTLLLGLTFLAIKGYEWSQEFAHGIYWFTELQYSLYFVTTGLHALHVIFGLLIAAFMIYRIVSIDAYLEDNRPVEFFGLYWHFVDIVWVILFPLFYLM from the coding sequence ATGAGCGAGCTCCCGCCACAAACAAGTATCAAGCGGTGGCTGGTAACAACCAACCACAAGGACGTCGGAATTCTGTACATCGCGACGGCGCTGTTTTTCCTCGTCGCCGGCGGCGTCCTCGCACTGCTGTTCCGCGCTCACCTCTGGGAGTTCGGCGGCACTGGACTCCTCACCAACACCGAGTACAATCAGTCAGTCTCGATCCACGGGCTGTTGATGGTGTTCTGGTTCATCTCGCCGCTCGGATTCGGCTTCGGGAACTACATCGTTCCGCTCCAGATCGGGTCGACGGACATGGCGTTTCCGCGCCTGAACGCGCTGAGTTACTGGTTCTTCCTCTTTTCGGGGCTTCTCGTCTTGCTCTCGTTCTTCCAGGGGACGACGTGGGCCAACGGTTGGTACATGTACGCGCCGCTGAACGTGCCGATCTACAACCCCGGCTATACGCTGACGATGGGCGGCAATACGACGATCCTCGCGTTGACCCTGTTCGTCATGTCAACCACCCTCAGTACGGTGAATTTCCTGACGACGATCCACCGCTGTCGTGCTGAGGGCCTCGGTCTGTGGAACATGCCGCTGGTCACGTGGGGGATCCTCCTAACCGTCTGGATGATGCTATTCGCGTTCGCGGCACTGCTGGCCGCACTGATCCTCATGTTGACCGACCGCCTCCTGCTCACACAGTACTTCGCCACTGACCAGGGCTCGAGCCTGTTGTGGGCCCACCTGTTCTGGTTCTTCGGCCATCCGGAGGTCTACATCGTCTTCTTCCCCGCGTTAGGAATCATGCTCGAGACGTTCCAAACGTTTACTGGCCGACGGATCGTCGGCCGAAAGTGGGTTATCATTGCGATGGTGCTTGTCGCGGTGCAGTCCTTCTTGGTCTGGATGCACCACATGTTTCTGACGACGATCAATCTCCCGATCAAGACGCTGTTCATGGCGACGACGATCGGTATCTCGTTACCCTTCGACTTGATAGTCTTCGCGCTGATCTACACGATGGTCAAGGGCCGCGTGCGCTTTACGACGCCGTTCCTGTTCACTCTTGGCGCACTTATCCTGTTTATCATCGGCGGCATCACGGGCGTCTTCCTCGGTGCAGTGGTCCTCGACTACGAGTTCCGGGGCACCTACTGGGTGGTCGCACACTTCCACTACGTGATGGTGGCGGGCGTTACCGCACTGATCGGCGGCCTCTACTACTGGTGGCCAAAGATCTCCGGCAAAATGTACGATGAACGGCTCGGAAAGCTCAGCTTTGCCGTCTACTTCCTCGGCTTCAATCTGCTGTACTTCCCGATGTTCCTCGCATGGGAGACACCAAGGCGTGTCTTCCACTATCCCGAGGGGACGGAACTCTATCACCAACTGGCGACCGTCGGGGCCTTCGTCATCGGTACGGGGGTTCTGCTCGTTTTCATCACACTCGCGAAGAGTTTTATCTCGGGGCCCGATGCGCCCGATAACCCATGGGCATACTCGCGGACCGCCGAGTGGGCGATTCCCTCGCCGCCGCCGCTCGAGAACTGGCCGAACCGGCCCAGCTATGCGAGCGGGGAACTCGAGTTCGTCGACGATGCGACGGCGGCCGACGGCGGTGCGGTCGCCCATGAGCGAACCGGTGAGGCTGAGTCGCTTGAGGCTGACCACGAAGATCACGCGAGTATCTGGCCGTTCGGGATCGGGCTCGGTATGTTTGTCATGTTCCTCGGGCTGTCGGGACTGACTCCCTACGTCGCCGACTTCGCGACCGCACGCGGGGCGGAGCTCCCCGGTACGGCCGCTGGATCGGAGAGTATTCTCTATCCAATAATCTCGCTCGTCGGCGTCGGCATCTTGGGGATCGCGCTGTTCCAGTACGGGCGTGAGGAGTTCAATGCACCCGAGATGGCCATCGCCGAGCGCTGGCCGTTCGAAGGGGTCGGCACGACGAAGACCGGTATCTGGTTCTTCTTGGCTTCGGACGTCGTCGTCTTCGGTGCCGTCATCGGGGCATACGTGTTCATGCGGCTCCACGCTGGTTGGGGTAACTTCGAGACCGTGCCGCCGTCGTCGACGATCGGGCTCATCAATACTTACGTCCTGTTGACCTCGAGTTTCACGGTCATCCTCGGTCTGGTGATGGCCGAACGCGAAAACAAGCGCGGGCTGCTGGCGTCGATGGGGGTCACGCTGCTGCTCGGACTCACGTTCCTCGCCATCAAGGGCTACGAGTGGAGCCAGGAGTTCGCTCACGGTATTTACTGGTTCACCGAACTCCAATACTCGCTGTACTTCGTGACGACCGGATTACACGCGCTGCACGTCATCTTTGGCCTACTCATCGCAGCGTTCATGATCTACCGAATCGTGAGCATCGACGCTTACCTTGAGGACAACCGTCCGGTGGAGTTCTTCGGGCTCTACTGGCACTTCGTCGATATCGTTTGGGTAATTCTCTTCCCGCTGTTCTACCTCATGTAG
- the trpD gene encoding anthranilate phosphoribosyltransferase translates to MDKVVHYTARVCEGADLDAETTREVTHLLFEEATETQIGALLAALRTKGETGAEIAGFARGMCDVMRTIDPDRSPLVDTCGTGGDNYDTINISTTSAIVAAGAGAAVAKHGNYSVSSSSGSADVLQAAGVEIDAEPREVEAQIDSDGIGFLLAPKFNPAMRQVIGPRQELGIRTVFNVLGPLTNPAGAEAQLVGVYDPDLVPVVADVLARLAVDRALVVHGAGLDEIAVHDETIVAEVSGSRIDRYRIEPEDLGVEAHDIEALAGGTPEENAADLERIVTGARAGAKQDVILANAGATIYVAGLAESLEAGVAQARTAIDSGAAAAKLDDLRAD, encoded by the coding sequence ATGGACAAAGTTGTACACTACACTGCTCGCGTCTGTGAGGGAGCGGACCTTGATGCCGAGACAACTCGGGAGGTGACACACCTCCTCTTCGAGGAGGCAACCGAGACACAGATCGGTGCATTGCTCGCTGCCCTCCGTACGAAGGGTGAAACGGGAGCCGAGATTGCGGGGTTCGCGCGGGGGATGTGCGACGTAATGCGGACGATTGACCCCGACCGGTCCCCGCTGGTCGACACCTGTGGGACGGGCGGGGATAACTACGATACAATCAATATCTCGACGACGAGCGCAATCGTCGCAGCCGGTGCAGGTGCGGCGGTCGCGAAGCATGGAAATTACTCGGTATCATCATCCTCTGGCAGTGCCGATGTCCTCCAAGCCGCGGGGGTCGAAATCGATGCCGAACCACGAGAGGTAGAGGCACAGATTGATTCAGACGGGATCGGATTTCTGCTCGCACCAAAGTTTAATCCGGCGATGAGGCAAGTGATCGGTCCCCGTCAGGAACTCGGTATTCGTACGGTTTTCAACGTCCTCGGCCCGCTAACAAATCCCGCTGGTGCGGAGGCACAGTTGGTCGGTGTTTACGACCCGGATCTTGTACCAGTCGTTGCTGATGTGCTTGCTCGATTGGCCGTCGACCGTGCTCTGGTCGTACACGGAGCGGGGCTGGACGAAATTGCTGTACACGACGAAACGATCGTCGCCGAAGTGTCGGGTAGCCGTATCGACCGATATCGAATCGAACCCGAAGATCTCGGTGTCGAAGCGCACGATATTGAGGCGCTCGCTGGCGGGACGCCCGAAGAAAATGCGGCCGATCTCGAGCGTATCGTCACCGGCGCCAGGGCGGGCGCAAAACAAGACGTGATCCTCGCAAACGCGGGGGCGACGATATACGTTGCCGGTCTCGCCGAGTCGCTGGAAGCAGGTGTCGCTCAAGCCCGCACAGCAATTGACTCAGGCGCCGCAGCCGCCAAGCTTGACGACTTGCGTGCCGATTAG
- a CDS encoding TATA-box-binding protein, translating to MITSEHSPTIENVVASTGVDRELNLDAVAEDLDGTDYDQEKFPGAVYRTQNPKSAALIFRSGKIVCTGAKSTDDVYKSLDIVFDELRDLGIDVPSNPEITIQNIVSSGDLGSTVNLNAIAIGFGLENIEYEPEQFPGLVYRMDDPSVVTLIFASGKVVVTGAKEPADAGRALDVISSRLDELGLLD from the coding sequence ATGATTACTTCAGAACACTCTCCAACGATAGAGAACGTCGTCGCTTCAACTGGGGTGGATCGAGAACTCAACCTCGATGCGGTCGCTGAAGACCTCGACGGAACGGACTATGACCAAGAGAAGTTCCCCGGGGCAGTTTACCGGACCCAAAACCCGAAATCCGCCGCATTGATCTTCCGGTCGGGCAAAATCGTCTGCACAGGTGCGAAAAGCACCGACGACGTCTACAAAAGTCTCGACATTGTATTCGATGAACTCCGTGACCTAGGTATCGACGTTCCGTCTAATCCAGAGATCACCATCCAAAATATCGTTTCGAGTGGCGACCTCGGATCTACAGTCAATCTAAACGCTATCGCCATCGGCTTCGGTCTCGAAAACATCGAATACGAACCCGAGCAATTCCCGGGCTTGGTCTATCGCATGGACGACCCCAGCGTGGTCACCCTTATCTTCGCTAGCGGCAAAGTCGTCGTCACAGGAGCAAAAGAACCGGCGGACGCTGGCCGCGCACTCGACGTTATCTCGTCACGTCTCGATGAACTCGGCCTGTTAGACTGA